A stretch of Blastocatellia bacterium DNA encodes these proteins:
- a CDS encoding 4-hydroxybutyryl-CoA dehydratase: protein MSVAELSKALVSGQDYINSLRGRKLKVYLLGELVEDIVDHPMIRPSINAVAETYDLAVKEEELATAISPFTGERVNRFLHIAISQSDVVLQNKMQRRLGQLTGTCFQRCVGMDALNSLYSTTFEIDEKYQTPYHKRLKDFILQAQEQNLVISGAMTDVKGDRSLAPHEQADPDLFVHVTHRTSEGVFISGAKAHQTGCLNSHWMIIMPTMRLKAEDKDYAIVGAIPVDASGITYIYGRQSCDTRSLEGGSIDVGNAQYGGQEAMVILDNVFIPNELIFMDGEYEFASMLVERFTCYHRRSYVCKSGVGDVLIGAAATIAEYNGVENVSHIKDKIVEMTHLNETIYATGIASSYQSQATKSGAFICDDMLANVCKHHVTKIPYQIARLAQDLAGGLVVTMPSEKDFSHSEIGVLLEKYLKGRADIPTEYRVRILRLIENMTLGRNAVGYLTESMHGAGSPQAQRIQIARQMQLSLKKQLAKELAGIEEPKRTQLTTELTDYFGRVFDTKSK, encoded by the coding sequence ATGAGCGTAGCTGAATTATCTAAAGCCTTGGTTTCAGGCCAAGATTATATAAATAGTTTAAGAGGCAGAAAATTAAAAGTTTATCTTTTAGGTGAACTTGTTGAAGATATTGTTGATCATCCTATGATTCGCCCTAGTATTAATGCTGTTGCTGAAACTTATGATTTAGCTGTAAAGGAAGAAGAACTTGCAACAGCTATTTCTCCATTTACAGGCGAGCGAGTAAATAGATTTTTACATATAGCAATAAGTCAATCAGATGTTGTTTTACAAAATAAAATGCAGCGACGTTTAGGACAACTTACAGGGACTTGTTTTCAACGTTGCGTAGGTATGGACGCGCTTAATTCGCTTTATTCAACAACGTTTGAAATAGATGAAAAATACCAGACTCCTTACCATAAACGCTTAAAAGACTTTATTTTACAAGCTCAAGAGCAAAATCTTGTTATCAGTGGAGCAATGACAGATGTTAAGGGTGATCGTAGCCTTGCACCTCACGAGCAAGCCGATCCAGACCTTTTTGTTCACGTTACCCATCGAACTAGTGAAGGCGTTTTTATTAGTGGTGCCAAGGCTCATCAAACAGGTTGCTTAAATTCTCATTGGATGATCATTATGCCTACAATGCGCTTAAAGGCTGAAGATAAAGATTATGCAATAGTTGGAGCAATCCCTGTTGACGCTAGTGGTATTACTTATATTTATGGTCGGCAATCTTGCGATACTCGCAGCTTAGAAGGCGGCTCAATTGATGTTGGAAATGCTCAATATGGCGGCCAAGAAGCTATGGTAATTTTAGATAATGTTTTTATCCCCAATGAGCTAATTTTTATGGATGGAGAATATGAGTTTGCCTCAATGCTAGTTGAACGCTTTACGTGTTATCACCGTCGCAGTTATGTTTGTAAAAGTGGTGTTGGAGATGTCTTAATTGGTGCTGCTGCAACGATTGCTGAATATAATGGGGTAGAAAATGTTTCACATATCAAAGATAAAATTGTTGAAATGACTCACTTAAATGAAACAATTTATGCTACTGGTATTGCTTCATCCTATCAATCACAAGCGACTAAATCAGGTGCTTTTATTTGTGATGATATGCTTGCTAATGTTTGTAAGCATCATGTGACAAAAATTCCTTATCAAATTGCTAGACTCGCTCAAGATTTAGCAGGTGGTTTAGTTGTAACTATGCCATCAGAAAAAGATTTTTCCCATTCTGAAATAGGAGTTTTACTAGAAAAATACTTAAAAGGACGTGCAGATATTCCAACAGAATATCGAGTAAGAATACTAAGACTTATTGAAAATATGACTTTAGGACGTAATGCAGTAGGTTACTTAACAGAAAGTATGCATGGAGCAGGTTCACCTCAAGCCCAGCGTATTCAAATTGCTAGACAAATGCAGCTTTCTCTTAAAAAACAGTTAGCTAAAGAATTGGCTGGAATTGAAGAACCAAAACGCACTCAGTTAACAACAGAGCTAACAGATTATTTTGGTCGAGTTTTTGATACAAAAAGCAAATAG
- a CDS encoding PAS domain S-box protein, with product MSNELSTIKLPIDNNLVELEHLATILDIAEDAIISIDSNQKIILFNKGAEKIFGYKAEEILGQNLSLLLPKRFADSHPQQVKNFEKSNVVARTMAERREVVALRRDGSEFPADASISKYKVNSQYHFNVILRDISIRKKTEEALRNAQLELERRLYEQTALLDFAPNAVFILDLEDKVMFWSKGAERIYGWTKEETIGKEFYKLVYATDLSHPLDVCNQVLTKGEWFGELTQYTKSGKKIIVESRRGLVINTEAKPTAQLLVNTDITEKKALETQFLRSQRMESIGTLAGGIAHDLNNVLAPLIMGLEILSEDQHEPDKQELIQAMLEHSKRGADLVKQVLSFARGVAGERILINPKKLIEKIEKILIQTFPKNINIKIKIPNNLWAFKADETQLNQVLMNLCINARDAMLEGGDLSISISNVSTDEQYTKTHLEAKLGNFIVISVSDTGLGMTEEVANKIFEPFFTTKEIGKGTGLGLSTVLAIVKSHEGFISVYSEPSIGTTFQVYFPALTNQQDIRVSQTSLEIFSGQGELILLVDDEVLIRQVTKTTLEHNGYKVVTAKDGIEAIKFYQNNKEAVKLSIIDLIMPNLDGQKTANKIREINPQAKIIYASGFALKDKFDINFSDTIFLHKPYTAAKLLETIATVLSTNID from the coding sequence ATGAGTAACGAGTTATCAACTATTAAACTGCCTATTGACAATAATTTAGTCGAACTTGAACATTTAGCTACTATTCTTGATATAGCCGAAGATGCAATTATTTCCATTGATAGCAATCAAAAAATAATTTTATTTAATAAAGGTGCAGAAAAAATCTTTGGCTACAAGGCAGAAGAAATTTTAGGACAAAATTTAAGTTTACTTCTTCCTAAGCGGTTTGCTGATTCTCACCCACAACAAGTAAAAAATTTTGAGAAATCAAATGTAGTGGCTCGAACAATGGCAGAGCGACGTGAAGTAGTGGCTCTACGCAGAGATGGAAGCGAATTTCCTGCTGATGCTTCTATTTCTAAATATAAAGTAAATTCACAATATCACTTTAATGTAATTTTACGAGATATTTCTATACGTAAAAAAACAGAAGAAGCCTTGCGTAATGCACAACTAGAATTAGAGAGACGACTTTATGAGCAAACTGCCCTATTAGATTTTGCTCCAAATGCAGTTTTTATTCTTGACCTAGAGGATAAAGTAATGTTTTGGAGTAAAGGCGCAGAACGCATTTACGGTTGGACAAAAGAAGAGACTATAGGAAAAGAATTTTATAAGTTAGTTTATGCAACTGACTTAAGCCATCCATTAGATGTATGTAATCAAGTATTGACTAAAGGGGAATGGTTTGGAGAGCTAACCCAATACACTAAATCTGGCAAAAAAATAATAGTAGAAAGCCGACGTGGATTAGTAATAAATACTGAAGCAAAGCCAACTGCACAATTATTAGTAAATACTGATATTACAGAAAAGAAAGCCTTAGAAACTCAATTTCTACGCTCCCAGAGAATGGAGAGTATTGGTACACTAGCAGGAGGTATTGCACATGATCTTAATAATGTTTTAGCTCCATTGATAATGGGATTAGAAATTTTATCCGAAGATCAGCACGAGCCTGACAAACAAGAATTAATACAAGCAATGCTAGAGCATAGCAAACGAGGAGCAGATCTTGTTAAACAAGTGCTTTCCTTTGCTCGTGGAGTAGCAGGAGAAAGAATACTAATTAATCCTAAAAAACTAATTGAAAAGATTGAAAAAATATTAATACAAACCTTTCCAAAAAATATCAATATTAAAATCAAAATTCCCAACAATTTATGGGCATTTAAGGCAGATGAAACACAACTTAATCAAGTTCTAATGAATTTATGTATTAATGCCCGTGATGCAATGCTTGAAGGTGGTGACTTATCAATTAGTATTTCCAACGTTAGCACCGATGAGCAATATACAAAAACTCACTTGGAAGCTAAATTAGGTAATTTCATTGTAATTTCTGTTAGTGATACAGGTTTAGGGATGACAGAAGAAGTTGCAAACAAGATTTTTGAGCCATTTTTTACTACTAAAGAAATAGGTAAAGGTACAGGTTTAGGGCTTTCAACCGTTTTAGCTATAGTAAAAAGCCATGAAGGTTTTATTTCTGTCTATAGTGAACCTTCTATAGGAACTACATTTCAAGTTTATTTCCCTGCTTTAACAAACCAACAAGATATAAGAGTTTCCCAAACTTCTTTAGAAATATTTTCCGGTCAAGGAGAATTAATCTTATTAGTTGATGATGAGGTTTTAATCCGCCAAGTAACTAAAACTACTTTAGAACATAATGGTTATAAGGTAGTTACAGCTAAAGACGGTATTGAGGCTATAAAGTTTTATCAAAATAATAAAGAAGCAGTTAAATTATCAATAATAGACCTAATAATGCCTAATTTAGATGGTCAAAAAACTGCTAACAAAATTAGAGAAATTAATCCTCAAGCAAAAATTATTTATGCCAGTGGTTTTGCTCTTAAAGATAAATTTGACATAAATTTTAGTGACACAATTTTTTTACATAAACCATATACAGCAGCAAAATTACTGGAAACTATCGCTACTGTATTAAGTACTAATATAGATTAG
- a CDS encoding serine/threonine protein kinase, with translation MALEDLLGKVLDEKYRLEEKLGQGGMGAVYLATHLGTERPVAVKIIAPQFMRHPEFVERFKREAKAAGRLRHPNVVDVTDFGFAQLSNERIAYLVMEYLDGCTLSEVLVEEGKLPLKFAVNILEQVCAAIDTAHLQGIIHRDLKPDNIWLEPDGLGSYNIKVLDFGLAKLGEIPAQITNGGTAIFEAEEDCFIQKIFNKGCEDNNSKQPNVIAKTSPQAIATTSSISLATTIKPSLEFSESATAVQPSPNNKNSNSSLALNETPTAVQTSLSEDEAQTQVQVRRNTASIKEDKIALVTHVGTVLGTPIYMSPEQCRGETLDTRSDVYSLGVIAYQMLTGNPPFSGDTQTLITHHTNTTPQNIKELRRDIPKAVSTLIMSALAKNAAERPATVAAFSTALKARSEGAASLLRQAISLYNNHFPTFIKISLISYSPVVIFYLLTKLNFLLINVLPQKLFFINAILLASFAGLSFMLSQAIVYGTTVPTVAQLMVRPFHKVELKPIFILLKQRVFPLITTKLLSSLFLSLWAILFVIPAIKKFIDYMLFVPVVMMENISNRKALKRSQELVKRLWWVVFRFSLLNMLLMTILFANGDVFSNKKIDLDLKSGKSVVTNSDPNKELAKLLEKKFGDKDVLPTATNPTLIENNIKKTDELDKETKTINIQTTKSLFSLLLIILTAPILSISIAMLYLKLRQAGGESFKEALGQFGENAPRSKWQLRMRERSRAYYRVNSQ, from the coding sequence ATGGCACTAGAAGACTTACTAGGAAAAGTGCTAGATGAAAAATATCGTCTGGAAGAAAAACTTGGTCAAGGTGGAATGGGGGCTGTTTATCTAGCAACTCACCTAGGTACAGAACGCCCTGTAGCAGTAAAAATTATTGCTCCACAATTTATGCGTCATCCTGAATTTGTAGAACGTTTTAAGCGTGAAGCAAAAGCTGCTGGACGGCTCCGACATCCTAATGTTGTTGATGTTACTGACTTTGGTTTTGCTCAATTATCAAATGAACGTATTGCTTATTTAGTGATGGAATACCTAGATGGTTGTACTTTAAGTGAAGTTTTAGTTGAAGAAGGAAAACTTCCACTTAAATTTGCTGTCAATATCTTAGAACAAGTTTGTGCAGCAATAGATACAGCACACCTTCAAGGCATAATTCATCGAGACTTAAAGCCTGACAACATTTGGTTAGAACCTGATGGACTAGGTAGTTATAATATAAAAGTTTTAGATTTTGGCCTGGCTAAACTTGGAGAAATTCCAGCACAAATAACAAATGGTGGAACAGCTATTTTTGAAGCAGAAGAAGACTGTTTTATTCAAAAGATTTTTAACAAAGGTTGTGAAGATAATAATAGTAAACAACCTAATGTTATAGCTAAAACATCACCTCAAGCCATTGCAACTACATCTTCAATCTCTCTTGCAACAACTATAAAACCAAGTTTGGAATTTAGCGAATCAGCAACAGCCGTCCAACCTTCACCAAATAATAAAAATAGTAATAGCAGTTTAGCACTTAATGAAACCCCTACTGCTGTACAAACTTCTTTATCAGAGGATGAAGCACAAACTCAAGTCCAAGTACGTCGTAATACTGCTAGTATTAAAGAAGATAAAATAGCTTTAGTTACACATGTTGGGACGGTTTTAGGCACACCTATTTATATGTCTCCTGAACAATGTAGAGGCGAAACTCTAGACACCCGTTCAGATGTTTATAGCCTAGGTGTAATTGCTTATCAAATGCTTACAGGAAACCCTCCCTTTAGCGGTGACACTCAAACATTGATTACACATCATACAAACACAACTCCACAAAATATCAAAGAACTGCGCCGCGATATTCCTAAAGCTGTATCAACATTAATAATGTCAGCTTTAGCTAAAAACGCAGCCGAAAGACCTGCAACAGTAGCAGCTTTTTCTACTGCTCTAAAAGCACGTAGTGAAGGTGCTGCTAGCTTACTTCGTCAAGCTATTTCTTTATACAATAACCACTTCCCAACATTTATTAAAATTTCCCTAATTAGTTATTCCCCTGTTGTTATATTTTACCTATTGACCAAACTAAACTTTCTATTAATAAATGTGCTTCCACAAAAGCTATTTTTTATTAATGCAATACTGCTTGCCTCATTTGCAGGTTTAAGCTTTATGTTAAGTCAAGCAATAGTTTATGGAACTACAGTACCAACAGTAGCTCAATTAATGGTAAGACCTTTTCACAAGGTTGAATTAAAACCTATATTTATACTATTAAAACAAAGAGTTTTTCCTTTAATTACTACTAAACTTCTATCTAGTTTATTCCTATCTCTTTGGGCAATATTGTTTGTTATACCTGCAATAAAAAAGTTTATTGATTATATGCTCTTTGTTCCAGTAGTAATGATGGAAAATATAAGTAACCGCAAAGCTTTGAAACGTTCTCAAGAGTTAGTAAAACGGCTTTGGTGGGTAGTATTTCGCTTTTCGCTACTTAATATGTTATTAATGACAATTTTATTTGCTAATGGAGATGTTTTTAGTAATAAAAAAATAGATTTAGACTTAAAATCTGGTAAATCTGTTGTTACAAACTCGGATCCAAACAAAGAACTAGCAAAACTACTAGAAAAAAAATTTGGGGACAAAGATGTCTTACCAACAGCTACAAATCCAACATTGATAGAAAATAATATTAAAAAAACTGATGAATTAGACAAAGAAACTAAAACTATTAATATTCAGACCACCAAATCATTGTTTTCATTATTGTTAATAATTTTGACAGCACCAATACTCTCTATTAGTATAGCTATGTTGTACTTAAAACTAAGGCAAGCAGGTGGTGAAAGTTTTAAAGAGGCATTAGGGCAATTTGGAGAAAATGCCCCTCGTAGCAAATGGCAACTACGAATGAGAGAACGTAGCCGTGCTTATTACCGAGTTAATAGTCAATAA
- a CDS encoding cyanophycinase, giving the protein MTGKYFLVGGGPAVRSIGEPLIGEFINAVGGKDAKIAIITAGTNDPAEVNACYWEIFLYWGLKDLFSPKIFAREDAQADWIYPRLVECDGVFIAGGSQYKLSQRLAETPVEQAIRAIFNKGGVVGGTSSGASIFAGPMILSGGTLDPHLRPDMVEIGQGFGMLKDISIDTHCASRGRLPRIISLIAHYPKILAIGIDEDTALLSESENILKVVGKNAVYFLDAANAHPTHSEKMRNIYVAAILFYML; this is encoded by the coding sequence ATGACAGGAAAATATTTTTTAGTAGGTGGTGGCCCAGCAGTAAGATCAATAGGTGAACCTTTGATAGGTGAATTTATTAATGCTGTTGGCGGTAAAGATGCAAAAATAGCAATTATAACGGCTGGAACAAATGACCCAGCAGAGGTAAATGCTTGTTATTGGGAAATTTTCTTGTATTGGGGACTAAAAGATTTATTTTCCCCTAAAATTTTTGCTCGTGAAGATGCTCAAGCAGACTGGATTTATCCCAGGTTAGTTGAATGTGATGGAGTGTTTATTGCAGGGGGTTCACAATATAAATTAAGTCAACGACTTGCTGAAACTCCTGTAGAGCAGGCAATTAGAGCTATTTTTAATAAAGGTGGTGTGGTTGGAGGGACTTCTTCAGGTGCTTCAATTTTTGCTGGCCCAATGATTTTATCTGGTGGAACTCTAGACCCACATTTAAGACCTGATATGGTAGAAATTGGTCAAGGTTTTGGAATGTTAAAAGATATTTCTATTGATACACATTGCGCTTCTCGTGGACGGTTGCCTAGAATTATCTCCCTTATAGCACATTATCCGAAAATACTTGCAATTGGTATTGATGAAGATACCGCACTTTTAAGCGAGTCCGAAAATATTCTTAAGGTAGTTGGTAAAAATGCAGTCTATTTTTTAGATGCAGCAAATGCTCACCCAACACATAGTGAAAAGATGAGGAACATTTATGTAGCAGCGATATTGTTTTACATGCTTTAA
- a CDS encoding DUF4394 domain-containing protein, producing MKFISKMFFALILSIVCLSTAFAQSKGRVGRETVFALTTTNRLVSFNSSTPGTIINTVSITGLQAGESLVGIDFRPATRVLFAVSNMGRIYTINTSTGLATQVGMQPVNLTGANFGLDFNPSPDRIRIVSNTGQDLRLNPNDGTIAGTDTPLAYAMGDPNNGRTPNAFASAYTNNFAGVGATATTLYNIDADLDVLVTQGSLNSAPISPNSGQLFTVGALGINVTNVGGMDISDVNGTAFAAFTLNGEMMSKLYNINLATGATTLVGNIGGTEQIRDIAVVVNGETLIGITGTNRIVTFNSTAPGTILSSTLISGLSMGETIVGADFRPATGDFYALASTGQVYIINAATGTASKVGTPSVTLMGTEFGVDFNPAPDRIRVVSNMGQNLRLNPDNGALAGTDTPLAYAMTDTNTGRTPRVVTSAYTNNVAGTGATETTLYGIDSTLDILVTQGSVNSTPVSPNTGQLFTVGPLGVDANDITSLDISDASGLAYATITLPGETVSRLYRINLTPANATTPVATQVGMVGGTEQIRSLGVVLRVENVLGLTNDNRLVRFNPRKPDTLIGSPIQITGLQMGESLLGIDFRPATGFLFGLGSTSRVYTINTNTGVATALGGAPFIPALAGMEFGFDFNPVPDRIRVVSNTTQDLRLNPNNGGIAAVDGTLAYAMGDANAGMTPNCVASAYTNSFPGLTITNLYNVDSRLDSLVLQGSPTGAPVSPNTGQLFTVGRLGIDVTDVAALDISESTGIAYGSFVLNGETSSRFYRVNLATGGATQVGTLPVGGMAPSCFTGYGTN from the coding sequence ATGAAATTTATCAGTAAAATGTTTTTTGCTTTAATTTTAAGTATAGTTTGTCTTTCTACAGCTTTTGCTCAATCTAAAGGTCGTGTTGGAAGAGAGACAGTTTTTGCTTTAACTACAACAAATCGTTTAGTAAGTTTTAATAGCTCAACACCAGGCACTATTATTAATACTGTATCAATTACAGGATTGCAAGCAGGTGAATCATTAGTTGGAATAGATTTTAGACCAGCTACTAGAGTGCTTTTTGCTGTTAGTAATATGGGTAGAATTTACACCATTAACACTAGTACAGGTCTTGCTACTCAAGTTGGAATGCAGCCTGTAAACTTGACAGGTGCAAACTTTGGTCTTGATTTTAATCCTTCCCCAGATCGCATTAGAATTGTAAGCAATACAGGTCAAGACCTTCGCCTTAATCCTAATGATGGTACTATAGCAGGAACAGATACACCGTTAGCTTATGCAATGGGAGATCCAAATAATGGTAGAACTCCTAACGCATTTGCTTCAGCTTACACTAATAATTTTGCTGGTGTAGGTGCTACAGCTACAACACTTTACAACATAGATGCAGACTTGGATGTTCTTGTAACACAAGGATCACTTAATAGCGCGCCTATTTCACCAAATAGCGGTCAATTATTTACTGTTGGTGCTTTAGGTATTAATGTTACAAATGTTGGTGGTATGGATATTTCTGATGTTAATGGAACTGCTTTTGCGGCTTTTACCCTTAACGGTGAAATGATGTCAAAGCTCTATAACATTAATTTAGCTACAGGTGCAACTACTTTAGTTGGCAATATTGGTGGTACAGAACAAATTCGAGACATAGCAGTTGTAGTTAATGGTGAAACTTTAATTGGTATTACTGGTACTAATAGAATTGTGACATTTAATAGCACTGCACCAGGCACAATTTTAAGTTCTACTTTAATTAGTGGTTTATCAATGGGTGAAACCATTGTAGGTGCGGATTTTCGCCCTGCTACAGGGGATTTTTATGCTTTAGCTAGTACAGGTCAAGTTTATATTATTAATGCTGCTACAGGTACAGCTAGCAAAGTTGGTACACCAAGCGTAACACTTATGGGTACTGAATTTGGTGTTGATTTTAATCCTGCTCCTGATCGAATTAGAGTTGTTAGCAACATGGGACAAAATCTGCGTCTAAATCCAGATAATGGTGCATTAGCTGGAACAGATACTCCATTAGCTTATGCAATGACTGATACAAATACCGGTAGAACTCCCAGAGTAGTTACATCAGCGTATACTAATAATGTTGCTGGTACAGGTGCAACAGAAACAACACTTTATGGGATTGATTCCACCTTAGATATTTTAGTTACTCAAGGCTCTGTTAATTCAACTCCTGTTTCTCCAAATACAGGACAACTTTTTACTGTTGGCCCATTAGGAGTTGATGCTAATGATATTACTTCTTTAGATATCTCTGATGCTAGTGGTTTAGCTTATGCAACAATCACTTTACCTGGAGAGACTGTTTCTCGTCTTTATCGCATCAACCTTACCCCAGCAAATGCTACAACTCCAGTTGCTACTCAAGTAGGAATGGTTGGCGGTACAGAGCAAATTCGTAGTTTAGGTGTGGTGCTTAGAGTAGAAAATGTTTTAGGTTTAACTAATGATAACCGTTTAGTCAGATTTAACCCAAGAAAGCCAGATACTTTAATTGGTTCACCAATACAAATTACAGGGCTTCAAATGGGAGAATCTTTATTAGGTATAGATTTTCGTCCAGCTACAGGATTTTTATTTGGCCTAGGTAGTACAAGCCGAGTTTATACAATAAATACAAACACTGGTGTTGCTACTGCATTAGGCGGCGCGCCATTTATACCAGCATTAGCAGGTATGGAATTTGGTTTTGATTTTAATCCTGTTCCTGATAGAATTCGTGTAGTTAGTAATACTACTCAAGACTTACGCTTAAACCCAAATAATGGTGGCATTGCTGCTGTTGATGGAACTTTAGCTTATGCAATGGGTGATGCAAATGCAGGGATGACCCCAAATTGCGTTGCTTCTGCTTATACTAATAGTTTCCCAGGACTAACTATTACTAATTTATACAATGTTGATTCCAGGTTAGACAGCCTAGTCCTACAAGGTTCACCAACAGGTGCGCCAGTTTCACCTAATACAGGTCAATTATTTACTGTTGGCAGATTAGGTATTGATGTAACAGATGTAGCTGCTTTAGATATTTCTGAATCAACAGGTATTGCTTATGGTAGTTTTGTATTAAATGGTGAAACATCTTCTCGTTTCTATAGAGTAAATCTAGCTACTGGTGGTGCTACACAAGTTGGCACATTACCTGTAGGTGGTATGGCTCCCAGTTGTTTTACGGGATATGGCACTAATTAA
- a CDS encoding carboxypeptidase regulatory-like domain-containing protein, whose protein sequence is MHHIITSLFKLVFFLAITAPILTFAQSAGSTSAAITGRVTDESGASIAGATILLTQTDTNLSREAVSSTDGLYTLSQLPPGAYEVSVSADGFKSLMGRISLLLGISTRSDFVLTIGATSEVVEVVASDPASQENIESSTSVEKEKITVLPINRREFLDFALTAARVTVDRVPVQGATATSGLSFNGQSARFNNITIDGLSNNDIGSGSVRATFSQEAVQEFQIITDNYSAEFGRSLGGIVNIVTKGGGNQYHSTIFFLNRNDEISARDTFAATNADFSQYQFGATLSGPIKKDKLFFFSSFERLSVKQNNIVTISDDSIAAARRQGFAIRNGAIPFSVATTNLLGRLDGRLSPNDTFYLRYNFGGAYNGAFQPFGALFGEDTGSIQNLTDNTVVFNNVYVNTRLNLINETRFLYGHRDQTVVQVNQGRA, encoded by the coding sequence ATGCACCACATAATAACAAGTTTATTTAAACTAGTATTCTTTCTAGCCATTACTGCCCCAATTTTAACATTTGCTCAATCTGCTGGCTCGACCTCTGCCGCTATTACAGGTCGTGTTACAGATGAGTCAGGTGCTTCAATTGCTGGTGCAACAATTTTACTCACTCAAACAGATACAAATCTATCACGTGAAGCTGTTTCTTCAACTGATGGTCTTTATACACTTTCTCAACTCCCACCAGGAGCTTATGAGGTAAGTGTTTCTGCGGATGGTTTTAAGTCTTTGATGGGACGTATTTCACTTTTATTAGGTATTTCCACTCGTTCAGATTTTGTTTTAACCATTGGAGCAACTTCTGAAGTGGTTGAAGTAGTAGCTAGCGATCCAGCATCTCAAGAAAATATAGAATCTAGTACAAGTGTAGAAAAAGAAAAAATTACCGTTTTACCCATTAATAGACGTGAATTTTTAGATTTTGCTCTAACTGCTGCACGAGTTACAGTTGACCGTGTTCCTGTCCAAGGCGCAACCGCAACCTCGGGCCTTTCCTTTAATGGTCAATCTGCTCGTTTTAATAATATTACTATAGATGGTTTAAGTAATAATGATATAGGATCAGGATCCGTGCGTGCAACTTTTAGCCAGGAAGCTGTCCAGGAATTTCAAATTATTACAGACAATTATTCTGCTGAATTTGGACGTTCCTTAGGCGGCATTGTAAATATTGTTACTAAAGGTGGTGGTAATCAGTACCATAGCACAATTTTCTTCTTAAATCGTAATGATGAAATCAGTGCTAGAGATACTTTTGCTGCTACAAACGCAGATTTTTCCCAATATCAATTTGGGGCAACTTTAAGCGGCCCAATCAAAAAAGATAAATTATTTTTCTTCTCTTCATTTGAGCGTTTGTCTGTAAAACAAAATAATATTGTTACTATTAGCGATGATTCTATAGCTGCTGCTCGTCGCCAAGGTTTTGCAATTAGAAATGGAGCTATTCCATTTTCTGTTGCTACAACAAACCTTTTAGGTCGTTTAGATGGACGTTTAAGCCCTAATGACACATTTTATCTACGTTACAACTTTGGTGGAGCTTATAATGGTGCATTCCAACCGTTTGGAGCATTATTTGGAGAAGATACGGGTTCAATTCAAAACTTAACAGATAATACTGTAGTTTTTAACAATGTCTATGTAAATACTCGACTTAATTTAATTAATGAAACTCGATTTTTATATGGTCATCGAGATCAAACAGTTGTCCAAGTTAACCAAGGCCGGGCATAA
- a CDS encoding DUF11 domain-containing protein, with protein MALINNVGLSVVAVAPATALSGSNFTYSLTVANANPNSLSNVVLSTATPANTTFQSINAPMGFTCMTPSAGGTGAITCTGSTLSASSSAVFSLVVTPNVTMNGTNVSLMAMVRSDTPDVSGVRFDNTASSATTMVNIPGPTIMAANIKVTNMKITATGTGFSGTTVLVDGVGFAKAAKLASNNTKLTQKGKLTNGMSINQAIPKGRSVMITFRNSNGGVTVVPFTRQ; from the coding sequence ATGGCACTAATTAACAATGTTGGACTATCAGTTGTTGCTGTTGCTCCTGCTACAGCTTTATCAGGCAGTAATTTTACTTATAGTTTAACAGTTGCTAATGCTAATCCCAATAGCTTAAGTAATGTTGTTTTATCAACAGCAACTCCTGCTAACACTACATTTCAATCAATTAATGCTCCTATGGGCTTTACTTGTATGACTCCATCTGCTGGAGGTACAGGAGCAATTACTTGTACAGGTTCAACACTTTCAGCAAGTTCTTCTGCTGTGTTCTCATTAGTAGTAACTCCAAATGTAACTATGAATGGGACAAATGTTTCATTGATGGCAATGGTAAGAAGTGATACACCTGATGTTAGTGGCGTTAGATTTGATAATACTGCTTCTAGTGCTACTACTATGGTTAATATTCCTGGCCCAACTATAATGGCAGCAAATATTAAAGTTACTAATATGAAGATTACTGCTACTGGAACAGGATTTTCTGGAACTACAGTTTTAGTTGATGGTGTTGGTTTTGCAAAAGCAGCCAAACTTGCTTCTAACAATACCAAACTAACCCAAAAAGGTAAGTTAACTAATGGTATGTCAATAAACCAAGCTATTCCAAAAGGTAGAAGTGTAATGATTACCTTCCGCAACAGCAACGGCGGAGTAACAGTTGTACCATTTACCAGACAATAA